GCCCAACCTGAGCTTTCTCAACGGCTCCGGCATCCACGTTGACGGCGGTATTGTGGTTGACGACCGCATGCAGACCAATATTTCCGGCATCTATGCGGCCGGTGATGTTGCCGCCGGCCCGGACCTGCTGAATGGCTCGCCCGCGGTGCATGCGATTCAGCCAACGGCCGTGGACCACGGTCGGATTGCCGGCGCCAACATGGCCGGCCAGGAGACACACTATCCGGGCAGCCTGCTGCTCAACGTGTTGGATGTCATCAATCTGCACTGCGCCAGCTTTGGCCAGTGGCGGACAGATGCGAAGGAGTCGATCACCACCGTCTGGAACCCAACGCGCCCGATTTATCGTAAATACGTCTGGGACGGCGACCGCATGGTCGGGGCGCTGTTTGTCGGACCGATCGATGACGTCACCATGCTGAACGACGTTGGTATGGTCAAAGGACTCATTCAGACACAACAGGCCCTGGGAAACTGGGCAGACTACGTCAAAGAGAACCCAACCGACGTGCGCCGCGCCTATGTCGCTACCGGGACCGCGCAGAAACTGGTCAGTCATACCCTCTTGGGCGCACCCGCTACAGCGCGCGCCTACCGGGTAGACGGGAAGACACCCCCGGCCTGGCAAAAAGGCTCGCACGGCCCGCTTATCGGCTCTCGCCCGGACGCGCTGGATACGCTTCCACGGACACCGACACCAGGCATTGAAAAGGGTGAATAATCGATGCAGGTCAGTATCAAGCTCTTTGCCAATCTTCGGAAAAAGCTACCCAAAGGCTCTCTGGGGAAAGCGACGCTTGATCTCGCAGATCAGGCAACGATCAACGATCTGATTCACCAACTCGACATTCCTCTCGACCTGGCCCAGATGGTCCTGGTCAACGGCGAGCAGACCCGGGAGTTCGGCCAGGCGCTTGCGGACGGAGACCAGGTCAGCATCTTCCCGCCGGTGGCCGGCGGGAGCGAATGAAACGTCCGTGACGTAAAAAGGCGGTCAAACCGTTTCTATAACCCGCCTTTTCACTGTCCGCCTTCCTTCAGCCAGTACACCCCTCAGCGGGGAATAATCGGCAGCACCACATGCGAGGGATGGGCCTCATCATGAAAGACGCGCTGGAGGGCCGGCTCTAAGCGACTGGCCTCACCGCTGGCCTCGCCGGTTTGCGGGTTGCGGTCAAAACGCGGAAAGTTTGAGCTGGCAATTTCGAGCCGAATGCAGTGTCCGGCCTTGAAGACATTGCTGGTTGCCCACACGTCTATCGTAAACTCGTAGACCTCGCCGGGCTGGAGGAGCGTAGCCTGGGCTTTCGAGGTCCGATAGCGGCCCCGAATGATACCGTCTGTCAGGTTCTGGGCGTACCCTTCGGGGTGCACGTCCACCAGCTTGGCCGTAAAATCCGTATCAACCGCGCTGGTCGCCGCATACAGGGTCACCGTGACAGGTCCGGTGACCTCGACATCCTGCTCAAGGACGGGGGTGGTGTACACCAGAACGTCTTCCCGCTCTTCCACGGAGCGTTGATCGAACGCCCCGCCGGGAACGGCCGCCGGCCAGCAGCATAACCCGCCACCTTTGGTTGGAACGGGGTGACGCGGGTCGGAGACGAAGACGTCCGCCGGTTCG
The sequence above is a segment of the Gemmatimonadota bacterium genome. Coding sequences within it:
- a CDS encoding FAD-dependent oxidoreductase; protein product: PNLSFLNGSGIHVDGGIVVDDRMQTNISGIYAAGDVAAGPDLLNGSPAVHAIQPTAVDHGRIAGANMAGQETHYPGSLLLNVLDVINLHCASFGQWRTDAKESITTVWNPTRPIYRKYVWDGDRMVGALFVGPIDDVTMLNDVGMVKGLIQTQQALGNWADYVKENPTDVRRAYVATGTAQKLVSHTLLGAPATARAYRVDGKTPPAWQKGSHGPLIGSRPDALDTLPRTPTPGIEKGE
- a CDS encoding MoaD/ThiS family protein — its product is MQVSIKLFANLRKKLPKGSLGKATLDLADQATINDLIHQLDIPLDLAQMVLVNGEQTREFGQALADGDQVSIFPPVAGGSE